One genomic region from Deltaproteobacteria bacterium encodes:
- a CDS encoding heavy metal translocating P-type ATPase: protein MTCDDCALNVDRNVKKLPGVKEANVNFATEQASVAFDPEQIKLEDVAAKIHDAGYGAATATVEFPVTGMTCGNCAMNIERALKKKVPGVVQASVNFATERASVVGEFNMQVHHE from the coding sequence ATGACATGTGACGATTGCGCTCTTAATGTCGACCGAAACGTCAAAAAACTGCCTGGAGTCAAAGAAGCTAACGTAAACTTTGCTACAGAACAGGCCTCCGTTGCCTTTGACCCCGAACAGATCAAGCTGGAGGATGTGGCTGCCAAAATTCATGATGCAGGCTACGGAGCGGCTACGGCGACCGTTGAGTTCCCGGTTACTGGCATGACATGTGGCAATTGTGCCATGAACATTGAAAGGGCGTTGAAGAAAAAGGTCCCAGGAGTCGTGCAGGCATCAGTCAACTTTGCTACCGAGCGGGCTTCTGTGGTAGGTGAATTCAACATGCAAGTGCACCACGAATAG